The following are encoded together in the Planctobacterium marinum genome:
- a CDS encoding low molecular weight protein-tyrosine-phosphatase: MKKVLFVCLGNICRSPTAEAVFRKMAKDAGLKVEIDSAGTIATHAGENPDSRSMQHGKKRGYNFQGQYSRKVKQSDFQYFDLIFAMDKANLRDLQDLCPDEYQHKVQLFLSLSDDAEQEVPDPYYGGDAGFERVLDLVENASRALISRLQNA, encoded by the coding sequence ATGAAAAAAGTACTGTTTGTTTGTCTTGGTAACATTTGCCGTTCTCCCACAGCCGAGGCGGTGTTTCGAAAAATGGCCAAGGACGCTGGCTTAAAAGTGGAAATTGACTCTGCAGGCACCATCGCTACCCATGCGGGAGAAAATCCCGACAGTCGCAGTATGCAGCATGGCAAAAAGCGCGGTTACAACTTCCAGGGGCAGTATTCGCGAAAAGTAAAACAGTCCGACTTTCAGTACTTTGATCTTATTTTTGCGATGGATAAAGCTAATTTGAGGGATTTGCAGGACCTTTGCCCTGATGAATACCAGCACAAGGTGCAGCTGTTTTTGAGCTTAAGTGACGACGCGGAACAAGAAGTACCGGACCCTTATTATGGTGGCGACGCCGGTTTTGAGCGTGTTTTAGATCTGGTTGAGAATGCATCAAGGGCATTGATAAGTCGCCTGCAAAACGCCTGA
- a CDS encoding flagellar motor protein MotB produces MKATKQAFVNRSDNEALFAALEKKNKKQGWMTTFADMMMLLLCFFVLLFSFSHTNQQKFNSISASFSRAFGLPDNAWLLQQEAANNTVELEAGDSLLGTRQYQPSSSHDIPSEKAKESPPDVLHTLKKRLQQSFTGAPEKRGVIFDLQSNVLKIQLDSTIAYASGSGFLQPKAEKYLHEIASLLIDIPGSIEVVGHTDNQAVDNDLYQNNVELSLARAQAVANVLTHNLPQRTIAISGKGDSQPIAQNSHKAGRTQNRRVEIIITHGRHPISSLPLPIKETSN; encoded by the coding sequence TTGAAAGCCACTAAACAAGCATTTGTGAACCGCAGCGACAACGAAGCGCTATTCGCCGCTCTTGAGAAGAAAAACAAAAAACAAGGATGGATGACTACTTTCGCAGATATGATGATGCTATTACTGTGCTTCTTTGTGCTGCTTTTTTCGTTTTCTCACACTAATCAACAAAAATTTAACTCAATATCCGCATCATTTTCACGGGCTTTTGGGTTGCCAGATAATGCCTGGCTGCTCCAACAAGAGGCAGCTAACAATACCGTTGAATTAGAAGCGGGAGACAGCTTACTGGGGACGCGACAATATCAACCCTCTTCTTCCCACGATATCCCCTCAGAAAAGGCAAAAGAATCCCCACCCGACGTGCTGCATACTTTGAAAAAACGCTTGCAACAGTCGTTTACAGGCGCTCCCGAGAAACGCGGTGTTATTTTTGATTTGCAAAGTAACGTATTGAAGATTCAACTAGATAGCACCATTGCGTACGCATCAGGTAGTGGTTTTTTGCAACCCAAAGCGGAGAAATACCTCCACGAAATAGCTTCATTGTTAATTGATATCCCCGGCAGTATTGAAGTAGTTGGTCATACAGACAACCAAGCGGTTGATAACGATCTGTACCAAAACAACGTTGAGCTGTCACTGGCCAGAGCGCAGGCAGTTGCCAATGTGTTAACACACAATTTACCTCAGCGTACTATAGCGATTAGTGGCAAAGGTGATTCACAGCCTATCGCTCAAAACAGCCACAAAGCTGGCAGGACACAAAACCGCCGGGTAGAAATCATTATAACTCATGGGCGCCACCCGATATCTTCTCTGCCACTACCAATCAAGGAAACGTCAAATTGA
- a CDS encoding motility protein A: MKLFRSFSLEKGVLVGGVLLLSGFSFALFMSQGALNVYFSAASFSIVVFGSLGAVSLSVRFENLKTSVAHSKHAFTKNTVHIEDSIETCIHLANLYRKKGILSLEDEKIEDDYIQHCVDLLLDGYDSETLENMLNKEIFYARQRHEKTIEVLEILAETTPAMGMIGTLIGLVAMLSGLTTPDTIGQGMAVALLTTLYGAVLANCLLLPMARRMNEYSSEVFIHQSLVRDAIIKIANKEPPRAIFEFLQTYIEKHKRRSIKELNI; the protein is encoded by the coding sequence TTGAAACTGTTTCGTTCATTCTCACTGGAAAAAGGCGTTCTGGTTGGTGGTGTTTTGCTGCTGTCAGGGTTCTCTTTTGCCTTATTCATGAGCCAGGGTGCCCTGAATGTGTACTTTAGTGCGGCATCATTTTCTATCGTTGTGTTTGGTTCTCTAGGCGCAGTTTCCCTGAGTGTCAGGTTTGAGAACCTGAAAACATCAGTTGCTCACAGCAAGCACGCTTTCACGAAAAATACAGTTCACATCGAAGACAGCATTGAAACCTGTATCCATCTGGCTAATTTATATCGGAAGAAAGGAATTCTATCGCTGGAGGATGAAAAAATAGAGGATGACTATATTCAACATTGCGTTGACTTACTGTTAGACGGATATGACAGTGAAACCCTGGAAAACATGTTGAATAAAGAGATATTTTACGCCAGACAACGCCACGAAAAAACAATCGAAGTGTTGGAAATACTAGCGGAAACAACCCCCGCAATGGGAATGATTGGGACGCTAATCGGTTTAGTGGCGATGTTAAGTGGATTAACAACCCCAGACACAATCGGACAAGGGATGGCTGTTGCGTTGCTCACCACACTTTATGGTGCGGTGTTGGCAAACTGCTTATTGCTACCCATGGCCAGAAGAATGAATGAATACAGCAGCGAAGTGTTTATCCATCAATCACTGGTAAGAGACGCCATCATCAAAATAGCTAATAAAGAGCCCCCAAGAGCAATCTTTGAATTTCTACAAACCTATATTGAAAAGCACAAACGCCGAAGCATTAAAGAGTTGAATATTTAG
- a CDS encoding glutathione S-transferase family protein: MGLLVDGKWQDQWYDTKKSGGKFVRQASQFTHSIGPDSEFQAQSGRYHLYVSLACPWAHRTLILRKLKQLEEHISVSVVHPDMLDKGWQFATAENPFPEATEDHLFGASHLHEIYTRAEPEITTRVTVPLLWDKKTQQIVNNESSQILRIFNSAFDELTGNSDDYYPEALRSEIDEINDFVYDNINNGVYKSGFATTQEAYSEAVAALFSALDKVEDILSKQRYLVGTQITEGDWRLFTTLVRFDAVYVGHFKCNIKRIEDYPNLSNYLRELYQYPGIAETVNLEHIKRHYYYSHTMINPTQVIPVGPELNLDGPWQR; the protein is encoded by the coding sequence ATGGGCTTATTAGTTGACGGTAAATGGCAAGATCAGTGGTACGACACTAAAAAGAGCGGCGGAAAATTTGTCCGTCAGGCATCGCAATTTACTCATTCGATTGGACCGGATTCTGAGTTTCAGGCACAAAGCGGGCGTTATCATTTATACGTCAGTTTGGCTTGTCCGTGGGCTCATAGAACATTGATATTACGCAAACTGAAACAGCTGGAGGAGCATATCTCGGTTTCGGTAGTGCATCCTGATATGCTAGACAAAGGTTGGCAATTTGCCACAGCGGAGAATCCGTTTCCTGAGGCGACCGAGGATCACCTTTTCGGGGCGAGTCATCTGCATGAAATATACACTCGCGCAGAGCCAGAGATAACTACTCGTGTTACCGTACCATTGTTATGGGACAAAAAGACACAACAAATCGTCAATAATGAATCGTCGCAAATCCTGCGTATTTTCAATTCGGCGTTTGATGAACTCACGGGTAATAGCGATGACTACTATCCTGAAGCATTGCGCAGCGAGATTGATGAAATTAATGATTTCGTTTACGACAACATTAATAATGGCGTTTACAAATCCGGCTTTGCCACGACGCAAGAAGCCTACAGTGAGGCGGTTGCGGCGTTATTTAGTGCCTTGGATAAGGTGGAGGATATTCTGTCTAAACAGCGCTATCTCGTTGGGACTCAGATCACTGAAGGGGATTGGCGCTTGTTTACCACGCTGGTGCGCTTTGACGCTGTTTATGTGGGGCATTTTAAGTGCAATATCAAGCGCATAGAAGATTACCCCAATTTGTCAAATTATCTGCGGGAACTTTACCAATATCCCGGGATTGCAGAAACGGTGAACCTTGAGCACATCAAACGCCACTATTACTACAGCCATACTATGATCAACCCCACTCAGGTTATCCCGGTAGGACCAGAGTTAAACCTCGATGGACCTTGGCAGCGTTAG
- a CDS encoding 5-methyltetrahydrofolate--homocysteine methyltransferase: MTKSFPLNLIALALGSVFLTGCGDAETTIIEQDPIVVEAPDDGHDHDDDGHDDHGDDIVIESLGRMAVLSEDSATATIIDLDDAEVLDSFTLTHASNRLSSSPGYRYVVVASRDNDYVGFIDGGLWREDHADHLHDYEQSPALSDFELMGSRPTHLVSHDGQLAIFYDGDANSSIPAMVQVLTDTDISVENGTLPTVNYDINMHGVAEPRGEHLLSTVRRDDAESTSNAKILPDQVAVYHWHDGEYEQEQILEVACPDLHGAAQNHEFVVFGCSDGILVAHQHDDEYEAEKIANVEGMEGMRVGNIYGHEASESFIGVASAHGGAHSVLLSINPEENEMEVLEWQPEEDASVVAYSFSADGEHFMVLDSHGHLNILETHEHDGHMHWELAGQIEISSEDLSMMPEGLSFSMAVAQSGEYVYVADPIAQHILQIHLEDMEVEGDMELDFAPKSIVWLGIAEEYDHEDGHTHD, encoded by the coding sequence ATGACTAAATCATTCCCCTTAAACCTTATCGCGCTTGCACTGGGCAGTGTATTTTTAACCGGCTGTGGCGATGCCGAAACCACTATTATTGAACAAGATCCCATTGTGGTTGAAGCCCCCGACGACGGGCATGATCACGATGATGATGGGCACGACGACCACGGAGATGACATTGTCATCGAATCGTTGGGCAGAATGGCTGTACTTTCTGAAGATAGCGCCACGGCAACCATTATTGACCTTGATGATGCTGAGGTTTTAGACAGCTTTACGTTAACACATGCTTCAAACAGACTGTCTTCCTCTCCGGGTTATCGCTATGTTGTTGTTGCTAGCCGTGATAACGATTACGTGGGCTTCATCGATGGTGGGCTCTGGCGTGAAGATCACGCTGACCATCTGCACGATTATGAGCAAAGTCCGGCATTGAGTGACTTCGAGCTTATGGGTAGCCGCCCAACGCATTTAGTTAGCCACGATGGGCAATTGGCGATATTCTATGATGGCGATGCAAACTCCAGTATACCAGCCATGGTACAGGTACTCACAGATACTGACATCAGCGTTGAAAATGGGACTTTGCCGACGGTAAATTACGACATCAACATGCATGGTGTAGCTGAGCCTCGCGGAGAACACCTGCTATCCACAGTGCGTAGAGACGACGCGGAAAGCACCTCAAATGCCAAAATATTGCCTGACCAGGTTGCTGTCTACCACTGGCACGATGGTGAATATGAGCAAGAGCAAATTCTGGAAGTCGCTTGCCCGGACCTGCACGGTGCTGCTCAAAACCATGAATTTGTTGTATTTGGTTGCAGTGACGGCATTTTGGTTGCCCACCAACACGATGATGAGTACGAAGCCGAAAAGATTGCTAACGTCGAAGGTATGGAAGGCATGCGAGTAGGCAATATTTACGGTCATGAAGCCAGTGAATCTTTCATTGGTGTCGCTTCTGCTCACGGTGGTGCCCACTCGGTATTACTGAGCATCAATCCAGAAGAAAACGAAATGGAAGTGCTGGAATGGCAACCTGAGGAAGATGCCAGTGTCGTTGCTTACAGTTTCTCTGCGGACGGCGAGCACTTTATGGTGTTAGACAGCCACGGTCACCTCAATATTCTGGAGACACATGAGCACGATGGCCACATGCATTGGGAATTAGCGGGTCAAATAGAGATCTCTTCTGAGGACCTGTCTATGATGCCGGAAGGCTTATCTTTCAGCATGGCCGTCGCACAAAGTGGCGAATATGTATATGTGGCTGACCCAATCGCACAGCACATTTTGCAAATCCACCTTGAAGATATGGAAGTTGAAGGTGATATGGAGTTAGATTTTGCACCTAAGAGCATTGTCTGGCTGGGTATCGCTGAAGAGTATGATCACGAAGATGGTCACACTCACGACTAA
- a CDS encoding ion channel, whose product MSDKCKYQSQCGESCTENDLGSGYCFWHDPHVDKSGMNLAERLEAHIRRGGTSKGLKLKRVNLAGINLVNRSSKHGFDLSECDLYRANMKGAHLFNLTLRNGSLMKANLNEANLHCADLQGTNLLGTKLEGARIDNINVGEKLLQEGIALKKKKEHDEDAAEDNFEQSEEIYRNLRKRAEDQGLFQLAGQFGYKELIMRRYQLEPWSFKWIFSMLVDKLCGYGEKPENTVIFSMFLILISAIMYFVFGVNHGSERLQLDFSAGLGENITTFFMTLYYSVVTFTTLGYGDITPFGVTRFFAALEAFIGSFTIALFVVVFVKRMTR is encoded by the coding sequence ATGAGCGATAAATGTAAATACCAGTCACAATGCGGCGAATCCTGTACCGAAAATGATCTCGGCTCTGGCTACTGTTTCTGGCACGATCCACATGTTGATAAAAGTGGCATGAACCTGGCAGAACGATTGGAAGCCCACATCCGAAGAGGTGGCACGTCGAAAGGGTTAAAGCTCAAACGGGTTAATTTGGCCGGCATTAATCTGGTTAATCGCAGCTCCAAACACGGCTTTGATTTATCTGAATGTGATTTATACCGCGCCAATATGAAGGGTGCACACCTGTTTAACCTGACATTGCGCAATGGTTCTTTAATGAAAGCCAACCTCAATGAAGCTAATTTGCACTGCGCCGATCTGCAAGGCACCAATTTGCTGGGCACCAAGCTGGAAGGCGCGCGTATTGATAACATCAATGTCGGTGAGAAGCTGTTACAGGAAGGTATCGCACTAAAGAAAAAGAAAGAGCACGACGAAGATGCTGCGGAAGACAATTTTGAGCAATCTGAAGAAATTTATCGCAATCTGCGCAAACGCGCCGAAGACCAAGGCCTGTTCCAGTTAGCCGGACAGTTTGGCTACAAAGAGCTCATTATGCGCCGCTATCAACTTGAGCCGTGGTCGTTTAAATGGATATTCTCAATGCTGGTAGACAAGCTTTGTGGCTACGGAGAAAAACCCGAAAATACCGTGATTTTTTCCATGTTTCTGATCCTCATCAGCGCCATAATGTATTTTGTCTTTGGTGTGAATCACGGTTCGGAGCGCCTGCAACTGGATTTTTCCGCAGGACTGGGGGAAAACATTACCACCTTTTTTATGACCTTGTATTACAGCGTGGTGACCTTCACCACGCTGGGGTACGGAGACATCACCCCTTTCGGCGTCACGCGCTTTTTTGCCGCACTGGAAGCCTTTATTGGCAGTTTTACTATCGCTTTATTCGTAGTGGTATTTGTAAAGCGCATGACCCGCTAG
- a CDS encoding DUF3429 domain-containing protein, translating into MMTKHMNFLGAAGLIPFAGLPLLVLMQLVSVYEGVAWFTIYSALILSFLGGIHWYDALNRTSSVSQLYIAMLPSITAFTVLLFTQGATTLILLKVSFLALLFYDFRQLQMNAHYLRLRTLLTGVVIGCHIAMLWLS; encoded by the coding sequence ATGATGACAAAACACATGAACTTTTTAGGTGCGGCGGGATTGATTCCGTTTGCGGGTTTACCCTTGTTGGTACTGATGCAACTGGTGTCTGTGTATGAAGGCGTTGCCTGGTTCACAATATACAGCGCGCTTATTCTGTCGTTTTTGGGTGGTATTCATTGGTATGACGCGCTCAACAGAACATCTTCAGTAAGCCAGCTCTATATTGCCATGCTTCCCAGTATCACCGCTTTTACCGTATTACTATTCACCCAAGGTGCGACAACATTAATACTGCTTAAAGTGAGCTTTTTAGCCCTGCTGTTTTACGATTTTAGGCAGCTGCAAATGAACGCCCATTACCTGCGTTTAAGAACGCTGTTAACGGGCGTGGTTATTGGTTGTCACATTGCCATGTTATGGCTCAGTTAA
- the lhgO gene encoding L-2-hydroxyglutarate oxidase, with product MSHYDLIIIGGGIVGAASALKVMQAKPGLKVLLLEKESEPAMHQTGRNSGVIHAGVYYAPGSLKARYCREGLERTIAWCQQYNLPYLQCGKLIVATDGQEEQRMQALYQRCEQNNLQPQLLTQQQLQQKESAVAGVGAIYVKQTGITDYKRLTQHFLHLFQQAGGEVRYDSTVLGLDETEQRVAVKTADTELYCEQVLNCAGVYSDELIRQLLPDIDWRIIPFKGEYFRLTDKYNKLVKHLIYPVPDPELPFLGVHLTLMIGGYVTVGPNAVLALGKEAYNKTQLQLNELLDMVRYSGFRKVVRNNWRSGLEEFRNSVNKRAYLSLVQKYCPQIAIEDLLPYPSGIRAQAVSDNGELIHDFRFAHTQRSLHVGNAPSPAATSALPIADAIFDKLKDKL from the coding sequence TTGAGCCACTACGATTTAATCATTATTGGCGGCGGTATAGTGGGAGCTGCCAGCGCATTAAAGGTCATGCAGGCTAAACCGGGCCTTAAAGTCCTGTTATTAGAAAAAGAGTCTGAGCCTGCCATGCACCAGACAGGCCGAAATTCGGGCGTGATCCACGCCGGTGTTTATTACGCGCCGGGTAGCTTGAAAGCGCGTTATTGTCGTGAAGGCTTGGAAAGGACTATTGCATGGTGCCAACAGTACAACTTGCCTTATCTTCAGTGCGGTAAACTGATTGTGGCGACTGATGGGCAAGAAGAGCAGCGCATGCAGGCGTTGTATCAACGCTGTGAGCAAAATAATTTACAGCCGCAGTTATTGACTCAGCAACAGTTGCAACAAAAAGAATCCGCAGTTGCTGGGGTGGGGGCGATTTATGTCAAACAAACCGGGATCACCGATTATAAACGCTTAACTCAGCATTTCTTACATTTGTTCCAGCAAGCGGGTGGCGAAGTCAGGTATGATTCTACGGTATTGGGTTTGGATGAAACCGAACAGCGGGTTGCCGTTAAAACAGCTGATACCGAATTGTACTGCGAACAAGTATTGAATTGCGCCGGAGTTTACTCTGATGAGTTGATTCGGCAATTACTCCCGGATATTGATTGGCGAATTATTCCTTTTAAGGGGGAGTATTTTAGATTAACGGATAAATACAACAAGCTGGTAAAACACCTGATTTATCCCGTGCCCGATCCCGAGTTACCTTTTCTGGGAGTGCATTTAACCCTCATGATTGGCGGTTATGTCACGGTAGGGCCTAACGCGGTGTTGGCTCTGGGCAAAGAGGCCTATAACAAAACCCAATTACAGCTCAATGAGTTACTGGATATGGTGCGTTATTCCGGCTTTCGCAAAGTGGTGCGTAACAATTGGCGATCTGGACTTGAGGAATTCCGCAATTCCGTGAACAAACGAGCTTATCTGAGTTTAGTGCAAAAGTACTGCCCACAAATCGCCATTGAAGATTTGTTGCCATACCCCTCAGGGATCAGGGCCCAGGCTGTGTCTGATAATGGCGAACTTATTCACGATTTTCGCTTTGCCCATACCCAGCGTAGTTTACATGTGGGCAATGCGCCTTCACCGGCTGCGACATCAGCGCTACCAATTGCAGATGCCATTTTTGATAAGTTAAAAGACAAACTCTAG
- the tcdA gene encoding tRNA cyclic N6-threonylcarbamoyladenosine(37) synthase TcdA, with amino-acid sequence MDLYNQRFGGIERLYGEQQLTFLKRAHVCVVGIGGVGSWTAEALARSGVGKITLIDLDDICVTNTNRQIHALTDTVGQNKVDVMAQRIKLINPDCEVHPIMDFVTDKNVAEYLKDFAYVVDATDSVKAKAAMINHCKRQKIPVITVGGAGGQVDPTQITVGDLAKTTQDPLAAKLRSFLRRFYGFSQNTKRRFGVECVYSTEQLRYPDAKGNVSYAKQMTGGVKLDCSGGFGAAVTVTATFGLVTASRVINKLIEKNFTQIK; translated from the coding sequence ATGGATCTCTACAATCAGCGATTTGGCGGTATTGAACGCCTGTACGGTGAACAACAATTAACCTTTTTAAAGCGTGCTCATGTCTGCGTAGTGGGCATTGGTGGTGTCGGAAGCTGGACCGCCGAAGCACTTGCCCGTAGTGGCGTTGGTAAAATCACCCTGATTGACTTAGACGACATCTGCGTCACCAATACCAATCGTCAAATTCACGCATTAACCGATACCGTAGGACAAAATAAAGTTGATGTGATGGCACAGCGCATCAAACTCATCAACCCCGATTGCGAAGTGCACCCCATTATGGACTTCGTTACCGACAAGAATGTAGCAGAATATTTGAAAGACTTTGCTTACGTAGTTGACGCCACAGATAGCGTTAAAGCAAAAGCCGCCATGATAAACCACTGTAAACGCCAAAAGATACCGGTGATCACCGTGGGCGGTGCCGGTGGCCAGGTGGATCCCACCCAAATTACCGTCGGGGATTTAGCTAAAACCACACAAGATCCGCTTGCTGCAAAACTGCGCAGTTTCCTACGTCGTTTTTATGGCTTTAGCCAAAACACCAAGCGCAGATTTGGCGTGGAATGTGTTTACTCAACTGAACAGCTGCGCTACCCGGATGCCAAGGGCAATGTCAGCTATGCCAAACAAATGACTGGCGGTGTAAAACTGGACTGCAGTGGCGGTTTTGGTGCCGCTGTTACTGTTACTGCAACGTTTGGATTGGTCACCGCTTCGCGAGTAATTAACAAACTCATAGAGAAAAACTTCACCCAGATCAAATAA
- a CDS encoding nucleoside triphosphate pyrophosphohydrolase family protein, with translation MTISHSDMVKALAKPGEQIAAELNAEDAHLMHMAIGISGEAGELLDAIKKQVIYRKELDLENVIEELGDLEFYMEGLRQGLGISREQCLEANINKLGTRYKNFQYSNENAQARADKPEGQ, from the coding sequence ATGACGATTTCTCATTCTGATATGGTTAAGGCTCTGGCCAAGCCGGGTGAACAAATTGCAGCCGAGCTAAATGCCGAAGACGCCCATTTAATGCACATGGCCATCGGTATTAGTGGTGAAGCAGGTGAGCTGTTAGACGCCATCAAAAAACAAGTGATTTATCGCAAAGAGTTGGATCTGGAAAACGTAATTGAAGAGCTTGGGGATCTGGAGTTTTACATGGAAGGTTTGCGTCAGGGATTAGGTATCAGCCGCGAGCAGTGCCTTGAAGCGAATATCAATAAACTGGGTACGCGTTATAAAAACTTTCAGTACAGTAATGAAAACGCTCAGGCAAGAGCCGACAAACCTGAAGGTCAATGA
- a CDS encoding DUF1801 domain-containing protein → MSQLIDTDIDNYLSSLKNKTREKDARMLLPLMEKASGYKAHLAGTMIGFGQYHYEYDSGHSGDWFVTGYAPRAQNTVVYIMPGFDDFEDLLAQLGKHKLGKSCLYLGALKNINLEILMEMVSKSVATMQSRYDCIPYPKS, encoded by the coding sequence ATGTCACAGCTAATCGACACCGACATAGACAACTACCTGAGCAGCCTGAAAAATAAAACTCGGGAAAAAGATGCTCGCATGTTACTGCCGCTAATGGAAAAAGCTTCGGGTTATAAAGCACACCTGGCGGGCACCATGATTGGGTTTGGGCAATATCATTACGAATATGATTCTGGTCATAGCGGCGATTGGTTTGTCACCGGGTATGCACCACGGGCTCAAAATACCGTGGTTTACATCATGCCGGGTTTTGATGATTTTGAAGATTTGTTAGCGCAATTAGGCAAACACAAGCTGGGCAAATCTTGCCTTTACTTAGGAGCTTTAAAGAATATTAATCTGGAGATTTTGATGGAGATGGTGAGCAAATCGGTAGCGACGATGCAGTCGCGCTACGACTGCATCCCCTACCCTAAGTCTTAA
- a CDS encoding class II 3-deoxy-7-phosphoheptulonate synthase: MKQWQPDTWRDFPILQQPQYQDAAKLTQVESELKRFPPLVFAEETRHLFSELANISQGNGFLLQGGDCAESFDEFNAPKIRDTFKVILQMAIVLTFAGRCHVTKVARMAGQYAKPRSADMETRDGVSLPSYRGDIINSFPFTPEARIPDPQRMIDAYHRSASTLNLLRAFAQGGLADLHKVNKWNMAFVENNPLKERYLDMSRRIQDTLSFMEVIGLNSDNTAGLRETSLYTSHEALLLNYEQALTRVDTLTDKWYNCSAHMLWIGERTRQLDHAHVEFFRGIHNPIGVKVGPSMQGDELISLIDALNPDNTPGRLTLITRMGADNLEQNLPALLRRVKAEGRHVVWSSDPMHGNTKNSSSGYKTRNFDDILREIQQFFAAHDAEGTHAGGIHLEMTGQHVTECTGGAYQISDADLAECYKTQCDPRLNADQVLELAFLVSDHLRKSV; the protein is encoded by the coding sequence GTGAAACAATGGCAGCCAGACACATGGCGTGATTTCCCAATTTTGCAACAACCCCAATATCAAGATGCAGCGAAGCTGACTCAAGTTGAATCTGAGTTGAAGCGATTTCCGCCGCTGGTGTTTGCTGAGGAAACCCGTCACCTTTTTTCTGAGCTGGCTAATATTTCACAAGGTAATGGCTTTTTGCTACAAGGTGGTGATTGTGCTGAATCCTTTGATGAGTTCAACGCGCCGAAAATTCGCGATACCTTCAAAGTCATCTTGCAGATGGCGATAGTGCTGACTTTTGCCGGACGTTGTCATGTGACCAAAGTCGCGCGAATGGCAGGGCAATATGCCAAGCCGCGCTCGGCAGATATGGAGACTCGAGACGGTGTGTCTCTGCCCAGCTACCGCGGTGATATTATAAATAGTTTCCCTTTTACGCCTGAAGCGCGTATTCCGGATCCGCAGCGTATGATTGATGCTTACCATCGCTCAGCGTCGACCCTTAACCTCTTGCGTGCTTTTGCGCAAGGGGGGTTAGCGGATCTGCACAAGGTCAATAAATGGAATATGGCGTTTGTAGAGAATAATCCATTAAAAGAACGTTATCTGGATATGTCCCGCCGCATTCAGGACACCTTGTCTTTTATGGAAGTGATTGGGCTTAATTCTGATAATACCGCGGGTTTGCGTGAGACTTCATTGTATACCTCCCATGAGGCATTGTTGTTGAATTACGAGCAGGCACTGACCAGAGTGGATACTTTAACAGACAAGTGGTACAACTGTTCCGCGCACATGCTGTGGATTGGTGAACGTACCCGCCAGCTGGATCATGCTCACGTAGAATTCTTCCGCGGTATCCACAACCCCATCGGTGTTAAAGTGGGGCCGTCTATGCAAGGGGATGAGTTGATCTCCTTGATTGATGCCTTAAATCCAGATAACACGCCGGGACGTCTGACGCTGATCACGCGAATGGGTGCTGATAACCTGGAGCAAAATTTGCCAGCGTTGTTACGCCGGGTTAAAGCGGAAGGCCGTCATGTGGTGTGGAGCTCTGATCCCATGCATGGCAACACTAAGAACTCTTCTAGCGGCTACAAAACCCGTAATTTTGATGACATTCTACGTGAAATTCAGCAGTTCTTTGCCGCTCATGACGCAGAAGGCACACACGCTGGTGGTATTCATCTGGAGATGACCGGTCAGCACGTAACCGAATGTACTGGTGGTGCTTACCAAATCAGTGATGCTGACCTGGCCGAGTGCTATAAGACTCAGTGTGACCCACGATTAAATGCCGACCAGGTGTTGGAGCTGGCGTTTCTGGTTTCTGATCATTTGCGCAAGTCTGTTTAA